The following proteins come from a genomic window of Melospiza melodia melodia isolate bMelMel2 unplaced genomic scaffold, bMelMel2.pri scaffold_28, whole genome shotgun sequence:
- the LOC134433856 gene encoding olfactory receptor 14C36-like codes for MSNSSSISHFLLLALADMRQLQLLHFCLLLGISLAALLGNGLIISAIACSHQLHTPMFFFLLNLALSDLGSICTTVPKAMHNSLWDTSTISYSGCAAQLFLHVFFIGTEFSLLTVMCYDRYVSICKPLHYRTLLGSRACAHMAAAAWASAFLNALLHTASTFSLPLCHGNALGQFFCEIPQILKLSCSQSKPRELGFLVFSISLAFGCFVFMVFSYMQIFRTVLGIPSEQGRHKAFSTCLPHLTVVSLFVSTGTFAYLKPPSMSSRSLDLAVSVLYSVVPSALNPLIYSLRNQELKAAVWTLMTRWYQRQ; via the coding sequence ATGTCCAACAgtagctccatcagccacttcctcctgctggcattggcagacatgcggcagctgcagctcctgcacttctgcctcttgctgggcatctccctggctgccctgttgggcaacggcctcatcatcagcgccatagcctgcagccaccagctgcacacgcccatgttcttcttcctgctcaacctggccctcagcgacctgggctccatctgcaccactgtccccaaagccatgcacaattccctctgggacaccagcaccatctcctactctGGATGCGCAGCACAGCTATTCCTACATGTCTTCTTCATTGgaacagagttttccctcctgactgtcatgtgctacgaccgctatgtgtccatctgcaaacccctgcactacaggaccctcctgggcagcagagcttgtgcccacatggcagcagctgcctgggccagtgcctttctcaatgctctgctgcacacggccagtacattttccctgcccctgtgccatggcaatgccctgggccagttcttctgtgaaatcccacagatcctcaagctctcctgctcacaatcCAAGCCCAGGGAACTTGGGTTTCttgtgttttccatctctttagcttttggttgttttgtgttcatggttttttcctatatgcagatcttcaggactgtgctggggatcccctctgagcagggacggcacaaagccttttccacctgcctccctcacctgactgtggtctctctgtttgtcagcactggcacatttgcctacttgaagcccccctccatgtcctctcgatccctggatctggcagtgtccgttctgtactcagtggtgccttcagccctgaacccccttatctacagcctgaggaaccaggagctcaaggctgcagtgtggacactgatgactagaTGGTATCAGAGACAATAA